From the Leptolyngbya sp. CCY15150 genome, the window GGTAGGTGAGCGAGAGCAGTTCTGCTTCGGTGTAGCCCAACATTTGGCAAAAAGCCGGGTTGACTTCCAAGAATTGACCACTGAGGTCTGCTCGATTCATGCCAACGTGGTTTTGTTGGAAAATAGCGCGAAACCTGGCCTCACTTTGTCGCAACGATTTTTCCATCTCCTTGCGATCGCGAATATCAGTATTCGCAACCACACAGCCCTGTATGGTTCCTGACTGATCGCGTAGCGGATAAATCCGTGAAATCATGCAGTAGTGCTGTCCATCACGGCAAGGATAAACCAGCTCCACGCCGCTGATCGACTCGCCACGAAACACCTGGACTAAAAGCTGGTCTACGGTATCTCGAATATCCTCAATGAGCAATGATCGAAAGGGTTGCCCTAGTACATCTGCATCGTACTGCAACAGTGTTTTGCAGGCTACATTGCAGGTTTGCACCTGTCCGTGGCGATTGAGGGAAAAAATGGGATTGGGTGATTGGTCTACGGCCTGCCGATAATGTTCACCCTGCTCCAGTCCGTCAAGGGAGGGAGAGCGATCGCCCTGGAGCTGACCCATCGCCTGAAATTCCACTAGATTGCCATCGGTATCCTGCACAGCTAGAATCAGCCAGGTTTGCTCGTAGACCGATCCATCGGAGGCAACTGCCGAACATTCATAGGTTGTACTCAAACCAGTCTCGCTCAAGGTTTGCACCCGCTGCTCTAGGGAGGGGCGATCGCTCTCGGGCAACAGCGCAAAGAAATTTTGCCCCACGAGCTGATCCATCGTTGCCTGACAATGGTGGCAGTAGGCCTGGTTGACAAACGTTAAGGTTCCATCCGCAGTGAAGAAACAGATCCACTCCGACAGACGATCCAGAATCGTGGATGAGTAAGCAAGGGCAGCCAATCTATCCAAGGGGGTATTTAGAATAGAGGAAAAGGAAAAATCAGGATAGATCATGAACCGATTAAAGATGATGTAGGCATGTGGAGTCAGTTCTCCACAACACAACACTCAGGTTAAATTCAGCAGTATCACCCTTAGACTCAGCAAAGTTTCTTAGGAATAAGAAAAGATTCTACAACTATGTTGACTTGTTGTTAGTAATCCCATGTTTCGTCCTTAATGAACACTTAAGCTTTAAGCTCATATCAAATCTTAACAAACATAAACCTTGACTCTTGGATGCTTGGAAAGACCCTAGAAACCTGAGTGGTGCTGAATCAGAGTATGAATCTCTAGCTAGGAGCCCGAAACTCTAGACCTTATCGGTCATGAGTTGCTCGACATCCAAATGGATGTAGTAAGCATAAGCTCGATCGGTTTCGGACTAGGAATGGATTACTTCTCCTAATTCTGATGAAGTCTTCTATGTAAAATTTGGCGGAATCATAGTACTATTCAGCGACGCCAAAACCTGCTAATTCAACGACCCTACCCTCTAGGGTAATCTCTGCCGTCTAGCCCGGCAATGCCTGAACTATTGGTAAATTGGATGGTAACCCAGCGTTAACCTTGAGCGATGACAATAGGGCCAAGCCCGTGATTAGAGGGTGGAGACGTTTGAGAGAGACGTCAAGAGACGCTGTTTGTTGTTGATATCCCTGATTATGCGCCAGTTCATTGTGTATGCTTGCCCAACCGGTATCTTGGCTGAGCAACTCTCTATCTATTTTGCTAAGGATGTAGGGCAACGACGTAGACATACAGCCGATCGCTATATACCTTACTGTGCTTTGACGGAGCTGTTCTATGATCAGGGGCAGACTATCCCGCTCTACCTCCAGGCTCTCGATTGCCTCCATGAGCAATGGGTGCGATCGCGCTCCCATCCAGGAGGCATGACCCTAACGCCATGGATGCTGCAAGAGGGATACCATGGTCTGGAGTTAGAGGCACCTTGGCTGCGGCAGATGATGGTGCAGTTTGTTTGCCAAGCCCATTCGCCAAGCCGCCAAACCATGCTGCGCCTGAAGACTTGGTTACCCCTCTATCCTCTTTATGATCTAGATGGCAGCAACCTAGATGGCAGCAGTCTAAGTGGCAGCAGTCGAGACGCTAGCCAAGTTATGCTTCCCAGCTCCGCCCAAGACCCCATCCATCTACCAACCTCGGCTGGATGGGATCTATGTTTCTACGAACAGCGATCGCACCTTGAGTTGATATGCCATCGCGCTTGGCCACTGCAGCCCTATACCCGCCCAGCAGAAAACGGGAACCTATCATCTAGGCTCAACTTGGCTGGGCAACTTGCTATCCCAAACTCCCGCCGACACCTTAGGGTTTGACGTTGGTGTGACGTGATGAAAAGCACACTCCTCAGCAAGGTTACTGTCAGAGTGTGCTTTTACGAGATGCTGCTAGGTCAGACGGATAATGTCTGAGATAGAGCGATCGCCATGGACGCGATTATGCCGGCTGCTTAAGTTGTGGGACTGGTGATGGGCATCAATGTCTTGACGACGAGCCTCAAAGACTTCCCGGATTTTGGGCTGAGTGGAAGCACCCACCTGTTTGAGCAGTTCCTTCATCACCGGATAGGAGATCACCCACTTTTCATCGTGGGATCGCTTGGGCGCATTGTTATGGGCCATCACGGCTTCTAGCGCTTGAACCACATAGGGATCGAGCCCAGAATCAGCGGCAGCAGCAGGTTGACTAGCGCGTTTACCTTTCTTGGCGGTGGTTTTGGCTTTGGCAGGAGGTTGCTCCGCAGAAGCGTTCACCGCGTGATGGATATAACCTAGCTGTTGTTCTAAAGCATCATGCTCTGCTTTGAGGCGAGCATTTTCTGCCATCAGCGTTTCATAGTCCTGAACTCGGTGGGCATTCAGCTCCGGATCGTAGGCATCGGCTAGCCCCTCTAGCTCTTGAATTTGCTGACGGAGGTAATCCACCTCGCGAATAAACCAGAGCATCGCCTCTCCCAATTCCCGCGCAGTTTGGGTCAAGGGTAAAACCGACGGGGTCTGGATCGCTGGCGGGGTCTGGGTTTGAACCTGGGTTTGAACCTGGGTCTCAACAGCTTTTTTAGGAGGGCGTCCTAAGCGCTTGGTGACATTTCTAGGGGCTTTCTGGGGAACTTGGGGCGATCGCTCCTTCGAGGTTGACCGACCATCACTCCAGTTTCTGGCATACCGCCCTGATACGGCTCCTGGCCGATAGCGCAGACCGTACTTGTCCATAAACGCCTGGGGTGCTTCCCGGACGCGCTTCTGCATTTGGCTTTTAGTGCCTTTATAGCCACGGCTGCGAGCTAGGTCATAGGCTTCGCGAGTCGTCAACGTCCATTGAGCGATCGCCCCATTCTCGACCTTCGATACTTTCTCGGTCTTGGGCAGAGCGATGGTAGCGGCCTGTCCTGATGCCACCTTCCCATTCCGGCTAGGGGCCTCCAGACGAGACTCATCATCAAATTTCAGGGTTTCAAGGGCAATGTGGCGTGAACCAAGATGATCCTGAAGCGCTTGTCGCACTTCCGCCATGAGGGGTTGCTGGGCAGCAATGTCTTGGAACCCTTGTTCTGACCATTTTGCCTTAATCCATCCAGACCACGCCTCCGCCTTGCTGCGATCATGGATCGTCAGCTCAGCGACATTTGCCAGGTATTGATCAAAAAGTTCTCGTAGCCACTGTTTCATGTAACGTCCTTTAACTAACTGTTGAAAATTGCAAGAGGGTTTGAGATGGATGATCGGGTTATGTTCAGGAACGTTTCCCTTGCTATCCTGTCTGGAAAGCATCTGGGGGCAAGCATTGGAGCGATCGCAATGGGATGCCACCCTACAGCAAGATTAGCTGAGAAGCGATCGCGTTCTGCCAGATAAAGCACAAAAACAAACCTTCCTGTGCTGGATAACTCGGTTAAACAAGCGGGGTTCTATGAACCCATGCCATCACGGGACGGTCAGCCTAGGGGAACTTGACTAACCTCATGCAGTACGCATCTTGGCAACTAGGCAGATCAAGGATTCAGCACTCAATTAACAAGGTGAAATCAAAATGACGATAGATTTCTAGAATGCTAAACCCCTGCTTTTAACCCACTTCATGCCAACCATTGAGCTGTCAGGGAGAATCTAGAGCGCAACTAAACGTGCCTAAGCGCTATCCTATCATTATCTTATACGATTTAACTTCCCTTGGGAATGATTAAGACATGAAAATTTTAACAATCCTGGGACAAGATCTTGCCTAGCCCTTGCTCAGACTTGCCTAGAACGCCCTATGGGGATCATGATCGAAATGGGTTAAACCTTTGACTCCGCAAGGGCTGTAATCTTGAACGCTGGTGCTGATATAGAGCTGATATAGACATGCATCTCATTTCCCCTATTCTCTCGCTTGGAGAGATTGAGTTGGAGAGATTTAGAGAGAGATGAAGGAGTTGTCCTGACGTTTTAAGAGTTAAGCATGACCTATATGGGACTGGAGTGTTGGACAATCTGGTGCAATGACCTCTTTGGTGGAGTACTGTCCTTGCTCCATCGAGACTCAGGGGATCGTCAGCAGAAAGCTCTATGAATGGTTAGGCTCGTTGGTGACATGCATCGAAGCCTTATGAGACGGTGGGTTGCGGCTATGCAGCAATACACCACGGTTTATTTAGATCTACCTGTTATGGGAGTGACTAGGGATGAATGGCTGATAGATTGTCCGTAAAAACAGCCATTTGCCTCTAGCCAAATCGTTGTGGATAGACATAAAAGTTGCGCAGGGGGCTTGGGAGACTGATGAACCTGGGTTTCAAAAGAGGTTTTTCAGGTTGTGCAGGCAGTTTATGTAGGCAGGTTATATGGGATAGCGTTTGCACAGGCCTTGGAGACGAATATCAAATCTGGTTGACGGTTTATAGCTGCACCATCCTTAGATCTCCCTTCGCTAGATCCCCCTTCGCTACTGTCTAAGCAAGGAGCTAACTATTCGGAGGCGTTGCTGACCTCCGATAGGATTTGCGCTCAGGAACCGGGAGTGAGACGCTTCCACAACCTTGATGGTGAAGGAAGGGTGAGGATGAGTAGCTTGCTCCCATGCCGATGTCATAGCCTCCTTGAGCAACGCCTATTTGGGTCATGCCACAGACTGGACTGACGCAGAGATAGAAAGCGATCGCCCATAGATCCTGCATGAGCTACCTAAAGGCGATCGCCTGTCTCTGCATCAAATAGGTAAAACCGATGCGTATCCATCACCATCGTCACCGACTCTCCAATCTGTAGGCGGCTGCGTGGGTCTACCCGTGCAACTAAATCTTGCCCATCTGGTGTTGTCAGGTAAAGGATAATCTCGTTGCCCATCCGTTCGATGACGGAGATGGTGGTGGGCACCGACAGCGGTACAATACCAGGCGGCACATAGTCGGGCACATGCAGGCTTTCTGGACGCACCCCAAAGAGAATCGGGCGATCGCGGTAGGGGGCATAGGCGGCGCAGCGATCGGTGGGGATGGGAAGCTGAAACGCATCGGTGGCGATCGCTAGGTGATCGCCCTCACCCACTAAGCGAGCCTTGAGAAAGTTCATCGCCGGACTGCCCATAAATCCAGCTACAAACGTATTGCGAGGTTCGTCATAGAGGGTTTGAGGGGTACCGACCTGCTGCAAAATTCCCTGATTCATCACGGCAATTCGGGAGCCCAGGGTCATCGCTTCTACCTGGTCATGGGTGACATAGACAAAGGTGGTACCCAATTGACGATGTAGCTTACTTAACTCCGTGCGGGCCTGCACACGCAGCTTGGCATCCAGATTGGATAACGGTTCATCCATCAAAAATACCGACGGATTGCGCACAATGGCGCGTCCTACCGCCACCCGTTGCCGCTGTCCTCCAGATAACTGTCGCGGGCGGCGATCGAGCAGAGGTTCAATATCTAACTGTTGAGCAGCGCTGTGGATGCGTTGAGTAATCTCGGCCTTGGGCACTTTCTGCAGTTGCAGGCTAAAGGCCATATTTTCAAACACAGTCATGTGGGGATAGAGCGCATAGGACTGAAAGACCATGGCGATATCTCGTTCCCTTGCCGGCACATCGTTCATGCGCTGCTCATCAATATAAAGACTGCCCTGGCTAATGTCTTCTAAACCAGCCAACATTCGCAGAGATGTGGTTTTTCCACAGCCTGACGGCCCAACTAGGACTAAAAATTCTCCATCGGCAATTTCTAAGTTCAGTTCCTTCACGGCAAAGGAGTTGCCATACTGCTTACTAACCGATTCAAACCTAACGTTAGACATAACTTCAGCTCAATGAGTATTGCGTCGATTCACGCCTATGGACAGCCGTGACGGTCTTAGCAGGATGCGATCGCTTTCGGACAGGTTGCTGCTTTCACCTCGACATTTAACAGGATATTTAAATGTGTCAACGTTAGCTACCTATGATCTTCATAGCATGATGGGATGAGCAGTCCTGAGGCTTAAAGTAGGCATAAACGAACATTAATGATGCTGTGGAAAGATGTTGTGGGCAAGCATTGAGTGCCAATCTCAACAGGGTAACCATGCTTGGGGTGGTGATGTGTTGTAGGTTGAGCTGCTCTTGACTATCCCACCCCACAAATTAGCATCTTTTAATGGGCAGATATGAGAACACACCGATGGTTTAGACGGGATAGGGTGACGGTGGCGGCGATGTTGATGGCGGTTGCCCTAATGACGCAAGCCTGCGGAACACCGGATGCCGGTACCCAGGATCTGTCTACAGACGCTGCCGAGCAGACCGATGGGGCAGCTATTCCCGTACGCATGTGGATTGCATTTACGGACTATCGCCTGGATTGGGCGCGGGAAAAGGCGGCGGAGTTTAATCAACTCTATCCCGACTATGAGGTGATCATCGATGGTTACCCCGATTATGAAACCTTGTTTGACTCTGCTCTTTTAGCATCCGAACAGGGCAATCCTCCGGCCATCATGCATTTTTTTGAGGCGGCAACTCAAGAAATTCGTGATGCGGTGAATCCAGCGGGTGATCCATTGGTGAAATCTGTCGCGGGGGCGATCGCGGGTCGTCAGGACATCAACGGCGTGCCGGTGATCTTGGAAGACGTGGTCAGTGCGCCGCGCAACTACTACACCGTGGACGGTGAGTTTCAATCCATGCCCTGGAATACCTCCTCCACGGTGCTGTTTAGCAATGCGGATATGTTAGATGCGGCAGGGATTGAGGCCCCGCCCGCCACGTGGGCAGATGTGGAAGCAGCCTGTGCCCAAATCCTGGCCTTGCCCGATGCTCCCAGCAACTGCATCACCTGGCCCAACCATAGCTGGATTGTGGAGCAGGCCATGGCTCAGCAAAATGAGCTGTTGGCCAACGAAGACAATGGTCGCAGCGGTCGCGCTGATCAAGTCTTTCTCGACAGTCCCGGCATGACCAGCTTCATGACCTGGTGGAAGGCTCTGAATGACCAAAACTACTACGTCTATACGGGTTCCCAGCGCGATTGGGATGGCACCCGCAATGCCTTTATCGCCAAGCAAGTGGCATTTTTGCTGACCAGCAGCTCAGACACCACCGATATTACCGACTCTGGGCAGGCGGCCGGTTTTGACGTGGTGGCTAGCTTCATGCCCTATAACCAAGATGTGGGCCGCAGCGGCAACGTGATTGGCGGGGCCACGCTCTGGCTGGTGGATGGTCTGGATCAAGCCACCGAAGATGGCGCGTTGATGTTCATGAACTGGTTTAACAATCCAGA encodes:
- a CDS encoding ABC transporter ATP-binding protein, whose translation is MSNVRFESVSKQYGNSFAVKELNLEIADGEFLVLVGPSGCGKTTSLRMLAGLEDISQGSLYIDEQRMNDVPARERDIAMVFQSYALYPHMTVFENMAFSLQLQKVPKAEITQRIHSAAQQLDIEPLLDRRPRQLSGGQRQRVAVGRAIVRNPSVFLMDEPLSNLDAKLRVQARTELSKLHRQLGTTFVYVTHDQVEAMTLGSRIAVMNQGILQQVGTPQTLYDEPRNTFVAGFMGSPAMNFLKARLVGEGDHLAIATDAFQLPIPTDRCAAYAPYRDRPILFGVRPESLHVPDYVPPGIVPLSVPTTISVIERMGNEIILYLTTPDGQDLVARVDPRSRLQIGESVTMVMDTHRFYLFDAETGDRL
- a CDS encoding extracellular solute-binding protein, with translation MRTHRWFRRDRVTVAAMLMAVALMTQACGTPDAGTQDLSTDAAEQTDGAAIPVRMWIAFTDYRLDWAREKAAEFNQLYPDYEVIIDGYPDYETLFDSALLASEQGNPPAIMHFFEAATQEIRDAVNPAGDPLVKSVAGAIAGRQDINGVPVILEDVVSAPRNYYTVDGEFQSMPWNTSSTVLFSNADMLDAAGIEAPPATWADVEAACAQILALPDAPSNCITWPNHSWIVEQAMAQQNELLANEDNGRSGRADQVFLDSPGMTSFMTWWKALNDQNYYVYTGSQRDWDGTRNAFIAKQVAFLLTSSSDTTDITDSGQAAGFDVVASFMPYNQDVGRSGNVIGGATLWLVDGLDQATEDGALMFMNWFNNPENAAEWHKITGYIPITNGAIALLEEEGWYEQNPNSKVASDQLAESETTPATLGVLAGNFVAIRDVVTSTAEQLLVTPEQSVDEALDAANQEANRLLDDYNALQAE